In Burkholderia pseudomultivorans, the DNA window CTCGCGGCATACGTCGACGATCTGTGCGCCCGCCTTGCGCGTTTCGACGCGCTCGCCGCCGCGCAGCGCCCCGCGGCTGTCGGCCAGCCCGTTCAGGCGCATGAACTGCACCGTGAGCTGGTCGGCGTTCTTCGGCGCGACGACATGGTCGCCGTCGCCCTGCACGATCAGCGCAGGCATGCCCGGATAGGCGGCCGAATCGACCAGCGCGTCGACGGTCGCGGCCGGGTTCTGGCGCAGGCCGCGCCGCATCACGTCCATCGCGGTGATCCCCGAATTCGCCTCGCCCATCGCCGGGCCCGAATGCAGCGCCACGGCCGCGAAACGGTCCGGATGATGCAGCGCGAGCAGCGCCGCGAGACCCGCGCCGGCCGACAGGCCCGCGACATAGACGCGCGACGCGTCGAAACCGTGTTCGTCCACCAGCGCGTCGACCAGCGAGGCGACCGCGTCCGCCTCGCCGCGGCCCGCGCGGTCCGTATCCTCATACCAGTGCCAGCAGCCGTGCGAGTGCGCCCGCCGCGACTGCTCGGGGTACAGCACCGCAAAGCCGTGCTTGTCGGCCAGCAGGTTCATCCGCGTGCCCTGCACGAACTCGTCGACGCTCTGCTGGCAGCCGTGCAGCATCACGACCAGCGGCATCGCACCGCGCCGACGGCCGGTCGGCACGTAGAGGCCGTACGCGAGCTGCTGGACCAGGCGGCCGAGCGCGGGCGCCATCGGGTGCTCGCCGCGCGTCCATTCGCCGGTCGCCCAGGCGGCGGCGCGCGGACGCACGCGCGACTCGCGCGGCGGGGACAGTTCGGATGCGGCAGGCGTCGCGGCAGCTTCGAGCACGTCGCGCGTGATCCGCTGGGCATCGCGCGCCGCGCGCTTGCCGACCGGAGACAGCATGCGTTTCATGCCGCCCAGCCACATCTTCGTCAGACTTTTGGTCATCAATCGGGCTCGCAGTCAGGAAAATTGGGGACGCCACATTCGGCGTATCGTTCAAAATTGTGCAATGCACCATACCATTGTTTATGGGATTTTTCCTGCGTGCGGATAGTTCCCGGTCGCACCAAAAAACGGGCCTCGTACGCGTGCGGCGCTATACTGGGGTTTCGCCGCTTGTATCCGTTGTAGTCGTTCTTCCCGGCTCGCGCGTTGATTTAAGCATCCGTCCTGCCCTGCACGTTCCCTTCCCGATGTTCGACCTGCCGCCTCACCTGTGGATCACGATCACCGCGTTCGGTGGCGCGGGCCTGACCTTGCCGCTCGCCATCACGATCGCGGTCTGGCTCGCGCTCGGTTACTCGTGGCAGCGTGCGCTCGCGTGGCTCGGCGTGCTGGCGGCCGCGATCGGCGTGGTCGCGCTGACGAAGATCGCGTTCCTCGGCTGGGGGATCGGCGTGCGCGCGTGGGATTTCACCGGCTTCAGCGGCCACGCGATGCTGTCGACCTCGGTCTATCCGGTCGCGATCTTCCTCGCCTTGATCCGCACGCGCACGCCGGTGCGGCTCGCCGGCATCGCGCTCGGGCTCGCGGCCGGCATCGCGGTCGGCGTGTCGCGCGTCGCGCTCGACGCCCATTCGCCGTCCGAATCGGTGACGGGCTGCATCGTCGGCGCGATCGCCGCGCTGGCCTTCATCGCCGGCTCGTGGCGCGCGGTGCCGCACCGCTGGTCGGTGCCGGCCGTCGTCGCGAGCCTCGCGCTCGTCACCGTCGCGCTGCACGGCATCACGGTGCCGTCGCACCGCTGGGTCACCAAGGTCGCGCTGCAGCTGTCGGGCCACGAGCGCCCGTTCGTGCGTGCGCGCTGGAAAGCGAACCCCAATTACCGCCCCGCGTCGCAGCCGTCGTCGCTGCAGCGCACCGAATCGCAGGCGCATACGCTGCACGCCTAGCCGGTCGCGCCGTTTTCCTCGTCCGAACCGTTCATGTGCCCCATCGCATGAGCGGTATGTCGAGCGTTATAACCCGCCCTATATTACGATTACGGTTTTCACTGATCAGAAGCCATCCGCCATGCGCTCATCCGTCCGTCCGCTTCGCCGCACCCTGCTTCGACTGCTGCCGATCGCCACGCTCGCTGCGGGAATCGCGTTCAGCGCCCCCGCATCCGCCGCCGACGAACTGGTCGTGTCGGCGGCCGCCAGCCTGACGAACGCGTTCAAGGCCGTCGGCGATGCGTACGAGAAGCAGCATCCGGGCACCAAAGTGCTGTTCAACTTCGGCGCGTCGGACGTGCTGATGCAGCAGATCGCGAAAGGCGCGCCGGCCGACGTGTTCGCGTCGGCCGACCAGAAGGCGATGGATCGTGCGGTCGACGAGAAGGTGATCGTGCCCGGCACGCGCCGCGATTTCGCCGCGAACTCGCTGGTGCTGATCGTGCCGGCGGACAGCCAAGCGAACGCGCCGACCTCGCTGCGTGACCTGACCGCGCCGGGCGTGAAGCGCATCGCGTACGGCGACCCGGCGTCGGTGCCGGTCGGCCGCTACACCGAAGGCGCGCTGCGCGCGGCCGGCGTCTGGGATGCCGTCAGCGCGAAGGGCGTGCTGGCCGCGAACGTGCGCCAGAGCCTCGACTACGTCGCGCGCGGCGAGGTCGACGCGGGCTTCGTGTTCGGCACCGACGCCGCGATCATGCCGGGCCGCGTGAAAGTCGCGCTGACGGTGCCGACGCAGACGGCGATCACTTATCCGATCGCGGTGGTCAAGGACAGCCGCCACGCCGCGCAGGCGCAGTCGTTCATCGACTTCGTCGCGTCGCCGCAGGGCCAGGCCGTGCTGTCGGCGTTCGGCTTCAAGCCGGCCGCGGGCAAGTGAGCGCAGCGCGATGCAGGACGCCTGGATACCGCTGCTGTTGTCGCTGAAGGTTGCCGGCTGGGCGACCGCGCTCGATATCGTGCTCGGCGTCGCGGCCGCGTTCGCGCTCGCGCGCTGGCGCTCGCCGGCGCGCGACGTCGTCGATTCGCTGCTGACGCTGCCGCTGGTGCTGCCGCCGACGGTGCTCGGCTATTACCTGCTCGTGCTGCTCGGCCGGCGCGGCGTGTTCGGCGCGTGGCTCGACCGGCTCGGCATCGAGCTCGTCTTCACGTGGCAGGGTGCGGTGGTCGCGTCGATGATCGTCGCGTTTCCGCTAATCCTGAAGTCGGCCCGCGCGGCGTTCGAAGGCGTCGATCCGCATCTCGAGCGCGCCGCGCGCACGCTCGGCCTCGGCGAAGCCGCGGTGTTCTTCCGCGTGACGCTGCCGCTCGCCGCGCGCGGCATCCTCGCGGGCGCGCTGCTCGCGTTCGCGCGCGCGCTCGGCGAATTCGGCGCGACGCTGATGATCGCCGGCAACCTGCCCGGCCGCACGCAGACGCTGTCGGTCGCGATCTACGCGGCCGTGCAGGCCGGCGACGACAGCACGGCCAATTTCCTCGTGCTGGTCACGTCGATCACCTGCGTGCTCGTGCTGCTTTCGGCCGGCTGGCTCGTGCCGGCGCGCGCGCGGCGGAGTCAACCGACATGACGCGCCCGCTGCTTCCGTATCGCGCCGCGGCCCGGGTCGCAACGCCCGGTGTGGCGACGCCCGTTGCCGGCATGCGCGGACCGGCGCACAGGAGGCCCGCGTGAGCCTCGTCGTCGACGTCCGCAAGACCTACGCGACCGCCGAGCGCCGCTTCACGCTCGACGTGTCGTTCACCGCGACGACGCAGCGCGTCGTGCTGTTCGGGCCGTCCGGCGCGGGCAAGAGCATGACGCTGCAGGCGATCGCCGGGCTGCTCGCACCGGACGAGGGGGCGATCATGCTGAACGGCGAGCCGCTGTTCGATGCGGCGCGCGGCATCGACGTGCCGACCCGCGCACGCCGCGTCGCGTATCTGTTCCAGGACTACGCGCTGTTCCCGCACCTGAACGTGCGCCAGAACATCGCGTTCGGGCTCACGTCGGGCCTGCGCAATCCGCGCGCGAAGACGCTGCCGCCCGAAGTCGCGTACTGGCTGCGGGCGTTCGAACTCGAAGCGCTCGCCGGACAGTATCCGTCGCAATTGTCGGGCGGACAGAAGCAGCGCGTCGCGCTCGCGCGCGCGCTGGTCGCGCAGCCGCGCATGCTGCTGCTCGACGAACCGTTCGCGGCGCTCGACGGCGCGATGCGTCAGCGGATGCGCCACGAACTCGCCGAGCTGCAGGCGCGGCTCGACATTCCGATGGTGCTGATCTCGCACGATCCCGACGACGTCGCCGCATTCGGCGATCAGGTCGTGCAACTGAACGACGGGCGCGTGCAGGCGGCGACGCCGCACACCGAGTGGCCGACGCGCGTCGCGTGATCGACCGGCAATGCCGCGGTCGTCGCGCTGCGCGGCCGGGAACCTGAGAGACGCCGCCTCGAGCGGCATCGACTGAAAACGAAGCCGGAGCCGGGTCGATGCGGTTTTGCCGCGTCAGCCCGCCATCCGGCCGTCAGCGGCACGCCCGCACGCCGGCTCGCAAATCGCGTCAGCCGGTCACCGCGAGAATCACGCTCGACGCCTTGAACAACGCAATCGCCCGCTGGCCCACGACGAGCGGCAGCACATCGACGCTGTCGTTCGTGACGACGGCCGCCAGCGTTCCGCCGCCGTCGAGCGCGAGCGTCACCTCGCTGTTCACGGCCCCTGCCTCGATCGATTCGACCGTCCCGCGCAGCCGGTTGCGCGCGGACACCTTCGGTTCCGGGCCGCCGTCGTCGATCGCCAGCACGATCCACGACGCCTTGACGAGCGCACACGCGGGCGCGCCGACCTGCAGGCCGAGCCCGTCGGCGCTCTCGTGCGTCAGCACCGCGACGATCGCCTGGCCGCCGGGCAAGCCCAGCGTCACCTCGTCGTTGACCGTGCCGCGCACGATCGCGTCGACCTTGCCGAACCACTGGTTGCGCGCGCTGGTCTTCATGCCGATCCGGCCGATCAGCGCCCAGTCGACGTCGAATCCGGCCACCGCCGCGCTCGCGGCCGCGATGAAGCGGCGATGCTCGCGCTCGATCGTGCGAAACGCGGCGATCAGCGACGTCGCGCGCGGCGTCAGCGTCGTGCCGCCGCCGCCCTTGCCGCCCGTGGAACGCACCACGAGCGGCTCGCCGGCAAGATTGTTCATCGTGTCGATCGCATCCCAAGCGGCCTTGTAGCTCAGGCCCACGGCCTTGGCCGCGCGCGTGATCGAACCGGTGTCGCCGATCGCCGCGAGCAGCGCGATGCGCGTCGCGCCGCCGAGCGTCTGCTCGCCCGCGCGCAGCCACAGCTCGCCGCCCAGTTCGAGCGGTTCGGCAGGAGAAGAGGAAGGCGGCGTATCGCTCATCGGTCGGCTCGAAAGGAACGGGCGGCCATTATAGGCACGGCATCCGCGCGGCGCGCGCCGTGCTGCTCAGCGCGCCTTGCCGTCGAGCTTCGGCGGCCGCAGGCTGGCGAGCAGCGCCTCGGCGTCGCGCGCCGCGCGCTGCTCGAGCGCCGCGCCGTAGCCGCGCACGAAGCCGATCTGGTACGGCGGCGCCGCGAGCTGTTCGAGGTGATGCAGCGCGACGATCGCGTCGTTCGCCTCGCCCAGCACGCTCTGCACGCGCGCGAGCGTCTTGACCGTCTCGGTGCGCGTGCGGCGCGACGCGAGCGACGCGAAGAATTCGAGCGCGTAGCGCAGCCGCTTCGCATCGATCCGCACCTGATGCCGCGCGGCCGTATCGAGCGACGTGAGCGACGGCGAGGCGTACAGGTGGCCGAACAGCCGCCGCACGCGCTTCGCGGCATGACGGCGCAGCGACGGCGCATCGTCGTTCGCGGCGGGCGGCAGCGCGAGCGTGCTCAGCCATTCGAGCCAGCCGAGCGTCAGCCGCGCATAGCGCGCCGAATGCAGCGCCTGCCGCAGCTCGACGCGCGTGGCCGCGCTCTGCGCGCGTGCGGCGTCGAGCGTGCCGGCCCAGTCGGCGCCGCCGCCGTCGGCCGCGATCAGCGCGGGCAGGATTTCGGTCGA includes these proteins:
- a CDS encoding sulfate/molybdate ABC transporter ATP-binding protein codes for the protein MSLVVDVRKTYATAERRFTLDVSFTATTQRVVLFGPSGAGKSMTLQAIAGLLAPDEGAIMLNGEPLFDAARGIDVPTRARRVAYLFQDYALFPHLNVRQNIAFGLTSGLRNPRAKTLPPEVAYWLRAFELEALAGQYPSQLSGGQKQRVALARALVAQPRMLLLDEPFAALDGAMRQRMRHELAELQARLDIPMVLISHDPDDVAAFGDQVVQLNDGRVQAATPHTEWPTRVA
- the modA gene encoding molybdate ABC transporter substrate-binding protein, which encodes MRSSVRPLRRTLLRLLPIATLAAGIAFSAPASAADELVVSAAASLTNAFKAVGDAYEKQHPGTKVLFNFGASDVLMQQIAKGAPADVFASADQKAMDRAVDEKVIVPGTRRDFAANSLVLIVPADSQANAPTSLRDLTAPGVKRIAYGDPASVPVGRYTEGALRAAGVWDAVSAKGVLAANVRQSLDYVARGEVDAGFVFGTDAAIMPGRVKVALTVPTQTAITYPIAVVKDSRHAAQAQSFIDFVASPQGQAVLSAFGFKPAAGK
- the modB gene encoding molybdate ABC transporter permease subunit → MQDAWIPLLLSLKVAGWATALDIVLGVAAAFALARWRSPARDVVDSLLTLPLVLPPTVLGYYLLVLLGRRGVFGAWLDRLGIELVFTWQGAVVASMIVAFPLILKSARAAFEGVDPHLERAARTLGLGEAAVFFRVTLPLAARGILAGALLAFARALGEFGATLMIAGNLPGRTQTLSVAIYAAVQAGDDSTANFLVLVTSITCVLVLLSAGWLVPARARRSQPT
- a CDS encoding phosphatase PAP2 family protein; amino-acid sequence: MFDLPPHLWITITAFGGAGLTLPLAITIAVWLALGYSWQRALAWLGVLAAAIGVVALTKIAFLGWGIGVRAWDFTGFSGHAMLSTSVYPVAIFLALIRTRTPVRLAGIALGLAAGIAVGVSRVALDAHSPSESVTGCIVGAIAALAFIAGSWRAVPHRWSVPAVVASLALVTVALHGITVPSHRWVTKVALQLSGHERPFVRARWKANPNYRPASQPSSLQRTESQAHTLHA
- a CDS encoding TOBE domain-containing protein, whose product is MSDTPPSSSPAEPLELGGELWLRAGEQTLGGATRIALLAAIGDTGSITRAAKAVGLSYKAAWDAIDTMNNLAGEPLVVRSTGGKGGGGTTLTPRATSLIAAFRTIEREHRRFIAAASAAVAGFDVDWALIGRIGMKTSARNQWFGKVDAIVRGTVNDEVTLGLPGGQAIVAVLTHESADGLGLQVGAPACALVKASWIVLAIDDGGPEPKVSARNRLRGTVESIEAGAVNSEVTLALDGGGTLAAVVTNDSVDVLPLVVGQRAIALFKASSVILAVTG
- a CDS encoding PHB depolymerase family esterase; translated protein: MTKSLTKMWLGGMKRMLSPVGKRAARDAQRITRDVLEAAATPAASELSPPRESRVRPRAAAWATGEWTRGEHPMAPALGRLVQQLAYGLYVPTGRRRGAMPLVVMLHGCQQSVDEFVQGTRMNLLADKHGFAVLYPEQSRRAHSHGCWHWYEDTDRAGRGEADAVASLVDALVDEHGFDASRVYVAGLSAGAGLAALLALHHPDRFAAVALHSGPAMGEANSGITAMDVMRRGLRQNPAATVDALVDSAAYPGMPALIVQGDGDHVVAPKNADQLTVQFMRLNGLADSRGALRGGERVETRKAGAQIVDVCREGETIVRLCHVKGLDHAWAGGDEAVPFHAAVGPDASAMTWSFFAEHRRTVATERRTV